From the genome of Alosa sapidissima isolate fAloSap1 chromosome 14, fAloSap1.pri, whole genome shotgun sequence, one region includes:
- the LOC121681179 gene encoding intestinal mucin-like protein, which yields MLCSPTSAPSTTPLTLTTPTPSTTISTSTTPSLDCYPRKNGETWVSATDKCMLETCFNGEIIKHLKKCPTQPPLSCANGLPPKTVPDGSGCCFKQECQCHCFGFGDPHYVTFDGTYYGFQGNCSYILVKEIKPIYNFSIIIDNVYCDAPDGLSCPKSLTIHYKSFEIFMSQEVSHGIVTNLIYVNHKRIYPAYSNSDFQVTNNGIEALVVIPAIGAQIMFSGLQFSVELPWSKFHGNTEGQCGTCDNNRTDDCLLPNGKIDPSCPNMAHQWKVNDSNCPVPPPTIPPSTCPPETLSICKIIASKVFEKCHEVVRYEPFIEGCEFDICYTKKPSIGCASLQSYAQQCALNGICIDWRGATDGVCDFECNAPLVYKPCGPQVPPTCDKWYNFRFIEEKTEFTALTSMRWEGCYCPDGTTLLDHETNECVSPCGPLCRLPNGEWKQGNSTWISGCDLCTCDADDERVYCNPLPCPSESPVICDQPGQIKVPEKVGCCEIDKCVCDVTTCPTHSCPIGYIQETEVGACCPKCVPKPVCVYNNTEYLPHSSVPMRHCETCLCSDKLENDGSLHRIECEPITCDTYCPQGFEPVLPPGECCAKCVQTMCVVVYSGNLTHSIPVNGIWSPPGNKCVKYECVKVGSTFITMEARTLCPPYNPNDCIPGTEVIAPDGCCHLCVRKCNRTTESTYLQHNGCTSSQKVDLTTCQGLCPTFSWFSLSTSTFQRSCSCCQEITTSKREVEMVCPDGSKFSYSYNYIEQCGCLQSTCTTMEKTVTKRLRRRR from the exons ATGTTATGTAGCCCCACCAGTGCTCCATCCACAACTCCTTTGACTTTAACGACTCCAACACCTTCAACGACTATTTCAACTTCAACAACTCCTTCTCTTGACTGTTATCCTAGAAAG AATGGAGAAACTTGGGTATCCGCCACCGATAAGTGTATGCTAGAAACATGTTTCAATGGTGAAATCATCAAGCACCTTAAGAAATGTCCAACTCAACCACCGCTTTCATGTGCGAATGGCCTCCCTCCAAAGACAGTTCCTGATGGATCAGGCTGCTGTTTCAAACAGGAATGCCAAT GTCACTGCTTTGGCTTCGGGGATCCTCATTATGTGACATTTGATGGAACATATTATGGTTTCCAAGGAAATTGCTCTTATATATTGGTTAAAGAGATCAAACCAATATACAACTTCAGCATCATCATTGATAATGTGTATTGTGACGCACCAGATGGTCTTTCATGTCCTAAATCACTGACTATTCACTATAAATCATTTGAAATTTTTATGAGTCAAGAGGTCTCTCATGGAATAGTCACAAACTTG ATTTATGTCAATCACAAGCGCATCTACCCAGCTTACAGCAACAGTGACTTCCAAGTCACAAACAATGGCATTGAAGCCTTAGTGGTAATACCTGCCATTGGCGCACAAATAATGTTCTCTGGGCTGCAGTTCAGTGTTGAACTCCCTTGGAGTAAATTTCACGGCAACACGGAGGGACAGTGCG GAACATGTGACAACAATAGGACAGATGACTGCCTCTTGCCCAATGGAAAAATTGATCCATCTTGCCCAAATATGGCCCACCAGTGGAAGGTTAATGATAGCAACTGCCCAGTACCCCCACCCACGATCCCACCTTCCACCTGTCCACCAGAAACTTTATCCATCTGTAAAATCATTGCAAGCAA GGTCTTTGAAAAGTGCCATGAAGTGGTCCGCTATGAGCCATTTATTGAGGGATGCGAGTTTGACATATGCTATACGAAGAAACCTTCTATTGGTTGTGCCAGCCTTCAGTCTTATGCTCAGCAGTGCGCTTTGAATGGCATTTGCATTGACTGGAGAGGTGCCACAGATGGAGTGTGTG ATTTTGAGTGCAATGCACCCCTGGTCTACAAGCCCTGTGGTCCACAAGTTCCACCAACTTGTGATAAATG GTATAATTTCAGATTCATTGAAGAGAAAACTGAATTCACTGCTTTGACATCCATGAGATGGGAGGGATGCTATTGTCCAGATGGAACTACTTTGTTGGACCATGAAACTAATGAATGCGTTTCACCCTGTG gGCCTTTATGCCGCCTACCAAATGGAGAGTGGAAACAG GGTAATTCAACTTGGATCAGTGGCTGTGATCTTTGCACATGTGACGCAGACGATGAAAGAGTCTACTGCAATCCTTTACCATGCCCATCTGAGTCCCCGGTCATCTGTGATCAGCCTGGCCAGATTAAAGTGCCTGAAAAAGTAGGATGTTGTGAAATAGACAAATGTG TATGTGATGTCACCACATGTCCAACCCACTCTTGTCCCATTGGCTACATTCAAGAGACTGAAGTGGGGGCATGTTGCCCTAAGTGTG TTCCTAAACCTGTTTGTGTATACAACAATACGGAATACTTG CCGCACAGCAGTGTGCCTATGAGACATTGTGAAACCTGTCTGTGTAGTGACAAACTGGAAAATGATGGCAGCTTACACAGGATCGAATGTGAGCCTATTACATGTGACACTTACTGTCCACAG GGCTTCGAGCCAGTTTTGCCACCAGGAGAATGCTGTGCAAAGTGTGTGCAGaccatgtgtgtggttgtgtattcAGGAAACCTCACACACTCTATTCCT GTCAATGGTATCTGGAGTCCACCTGGGAACAAGTGTGtaaagtatgagtgtgtgaaggTCGGGAGCACGTTCATCACTATGGAGGCCAGAACACTCTGTCCTCCCTACAACCCCAATGACTGCATTCCT GGGACAGAGGTCATTGCACCTGATGGTTGCTGCCATTTATGTG tAAGAAAATGCAACCGGACAACGGAATCTACATACCTGCAGCATAATGGCTGCACATCCTCCCAGAAGGTTGACTTGACAACTTGTCAAGGTCTTTGTCCAACATTCTCTTG GTTCTCTCTGAGTACAAGCACGTTTCAGCGCTCATGTTCCTGTTGCCAGGAGATTACCACTAGCAaaagagaggtggagatggTCTGCCCTGATGGCTCAAAGTTCAGTTATTCATATAACTACATTGAGCAATGTGGCTGTCTTCAGTCAACATGCACTACCATGGAAAAAACAGTGACTAAAAGGCTACGAAGAAGGCGTTAA
- the LOC121682485 gene encoding mucin-5AC-like, whose protein sequence is MTTTTTKRTSTPVTTTLSTSTTTSVPTTSPLSSTTPCTCEWSDWIDQGPTTPGTDGGDSVSISQLVNSGRISCKQPTEVECRAKLYPTLTLSQLGQDVICNPSVGLVCLNKNQGNKQVCFNYEIRVRCCGPCTSTTTTTPTSTSTPSTPTTSTTTSTTTTTTKRTSTPVTTTLSTSTTTSVPTTSPLSSTTPCTCEWSDWIDQGPTTPGTDGGDSVSISQLVNSGRISCKQPTEVECRAKLYPTLPLSQLGQDVICNPSVGLVCLNKNQGNKQVCFNYEIRVRCCGPCTSTTTTTPTSTSTPSTPTTSTTTSMTTTTTKRTSTPVTTTLSTSTTTSVPTTSPLSSTTPCTCEWSDWIDQGPTTPGTDGGDSVSISQLVNSGRISCKQPTEVECRAKLYPTLTLSQLGQDVICNPSVGLVCLNKNQGNKQVCFNYEIRVRCCGPCTSTTTTTPTSTSTPSTPTTSTTTSTTTTTTKRSSTPVTTKPSTSTTTSVPTTSPLSSTTPCTCEWSDWIDQGPTTPGTDGGDSVSISQLVNSGRISCKQPTEVECRAKLYPTLTLSQLGQDVICNPSVGLVCLNKNQGNKQVCFNYEIRVRCCGPCTSTTTTTPTSTSTPSTPTTSTTTSTTTTTTKRTSTPVTTKQSTSTTTSVPTTSPLSSTTPCTCEWSDWIDQGPTTPGTDGGDSVSISQLVNSGRISCKQPTEVECRAKLYPTLTLSQLGQDVICNPSVGLVCLNKNQGNKQVCFNYEIRVRCCGPCTSTTTTTPTSTSTPSTPTTSTTTSTTTTTTKRTSTPVTTKQSTSTTTSVPTTSPLSSTTPCTCEWSDWIDQGPTTPGTDGGDSVSISQLVNSGRISCKQPTEVECRAKLYPTLTLSQLGQDVICNPSVGLVCLNKNQGNKQVCFNYEIRVRCCGPCTSTTTTTPTSTSTPSTPTTSTTTSTTTTTTKRSSTPVTTKPSTSTTTSVPTTSPLSSTTPCTCEWSDWIDQGPTTPGTDGGDSVSISQLVNSGRISCKQPTEVECRAKLYPTLTLSQLGQDVICNPSVGLVCLNKNQGNKQVCFNYEIRVRCCGPCTSTTTTTPTSTSTPSTPTTSTTTSTTTTTTKRTSTPVTTKPSTSTTTSVPTTSPLSSTTPCTCEWSDWIDQGPTTPGTDGGDSVSISQLVNSGRISCKQPTEVECRAKLYPTLTLSQLGQDVICNPSVGLVCLNKNQGNKQVCFNYEIRVRCCGPCTSTTTTTPTSTSTPSTPTTSTTTSMTTTTTKRTSTPVTTTLSTSTTTSVPTTSPLSSTTPCTCEWSDWIDQGPTTPGTDGGDSVSISQLVNSGRISCKQPTEVECRAKLYPTLTLSQLGQDVICNPSVGLVCLNKNQRNKQVCFNYEIRVRCCGPCTSTTTTTPTRTSTPSTPTTSTTTSTTTTTTKRSSTPVTTKPSTSTTTSVPTTSPLSSTTPCTCEWSDWIDLGPPTSGTDGGDSVSISQLFHSQRIGCEHATQVECRAKQFPNLPLSEVGQDVICIPSVGLVCLNKNQGLQKICFDYEIRVQCCGPCPTTTTTTKPTTTTMTTTTETRPTSVTTPLTSTSKTVPTSTTPFTVITGTTSTHVTQPQCTGCELQNGTISPPVIPILVDVLTLPIALKTAQ, encoded by the exons ATGACAACTACAACCACTAAAAGAACCTCGACACCTGTAACAACGACACTGTCAACTTCTACAACTACATCAGTCCCAACAACAAGTCCTTTATCCAGCACAACGCCTTGTACCTGTGAGTGGTCTGACTGGATTGACCAAGGACCTACTACACCTGGCACTGATGGAGGAGACTCTGTATCAATTTCACAACTCGTTAATTCTGGACGTATCAGTTGTAAACAGCCAACAGAAGTTGAGTGCAGGGCTAAGTTGTATCCAACATTGACACTTTCCCAGTTGGGCCAAGATGTGATTTGCAATCCATCGGTAGGACTTGTTTGCCTGAACAAAAACCAGGGAAATAAGCAAGTGTGTTTCAATTATGAAATCAGAGTACGCTGCTGTGGACCATGCACATCCACTACCACTACAACACCCACAAGTACATCAACTCCCTCTACACCTACAACTTCGACAACAACCTCCACGACAACTACAACCACTAAAAGAACCTCGACACCTGTAACAACGACACTGTCAACTTCTACAACTACATCAGTCCCAACAACAAGTCCTTTATCCAGCACAACGCCTTGTACCTGTGAGTGGTCTGACTGGATTGACCAAGGACCTACTACACCTGGCACTGATGGAGGAGACTCTGTATCAATTTCACAACTCGTTAATTCTGGACGTATCAGTTGTAAACAGCCAACAGAAGTTGAGTGCAGGGCTAAGTTGTATCCAACATTGCCACTTTCCCAGTTGGGCCAAGATGTGATTTGCAATCCATCGGTAGGACTTGTTTGCCTGAACAAAAACCAGGGAAATAAGCAAGTGTGTTTCAATTATGAAATCAGAGTACGCTGCTGTGGACCATGCACATCCACTACCACTACAACACCCACAAGTACATCAACTCCCTCTACACCTACAACTTCGACAACAACCTCCATGACAACTACAACCACTAAAAGAACCTCGACACCTGTAACAACGACACTGTCAACTTCTACAACTACATCAGTCCCAACAACAAGTCCTTTATCCAGCACAACGCCTTGTACCTGTGAGTGGTCTGACTGGATTGACCAAGGACCTACTACACCTGGCACTGATGGAGGAGACTCTGTATCAATTTCACAACTCGTTAATTCTGGACGTATCAGTTGTAAACAGCCAACAGAAGTTGAGTGCAGGGCTAAGTTGTATCCAACATTGACACTTTCCCAGTTGGGCCAAGATGTGATTTGCAATCCATCGGTAGGACTTGTTTGCCTGAACAAAAACCAGGGAAATAAGCAAGTGTGTTTCAATTATGAAATCAGAGTACGCTGCTGTGGACCATGTACATCCACTACCACTACAACACCCACAAGTACATCAACTCCCTCTACACCTACAACTTCGACAACAACCTCCACGACAACTACAACCACTAAAAGATCCTCGACACCTGTAACAACAAAACCGTCAACTTCAACAACTACATCAGTCCCAACAACAAGTCCTTTATCCAGCACAACGCCTTGTACCTGTGAGTGGTCTGACTGGATTGACCAAGGACCTACTACACCTGGCACTGATGGAGGAGACTCTGTATCAATTTCACAACTCGTTAATTCTGGACGTATCAGTTGTAAACAGCCAACAGAAGTTGAGTGCAGGGCTAAGTTGTATCCAACATTGACACTTTCCCAGTTGGGCCAAGATGTGATTTGCAATCCATCGGTAGGACTTGTTTGCCTGAACAAAAACCAGGGAAATAAGCAAGTGTGTTTCAATTATGAAATCAGAGTACGCTGCTGTGGACCATGCACATCCACTACCACTACAACACCCACAAGTACATCAACTCCCTCTACACCTACAACTTCGACAACAACCTCCACGACAACTACAACCACTAAAAGAACCTCGACACCTGTAACAACAAAACAGTCAACTTCAACAACTACATCAGTCCCAACAACAAGTCCTTTATCCAGCACAACGCCTTGTACCTGTGAGTGGTCTGACTGGATTGACCAAGGACCTACTACACCTGGCACTGATGGAGGAGACTCTGTATCAATTTCACAACTCGTTAATTCTGGACGTATCAGTTGTAAACAGCCAACAGAAGTTGAGTGCAGGGCTAAGTTGTATCCAACATTGACACTTTCCCAGTTGGGCCAAGATGTGATTTGCAATCCATCGGTAGGACTTGTTTGCCTGAACAAAAACCAGGGAAATAAGCAAGTGTGTTTCAATTATGAAATCAGAGTACGCTGCTGTGGACCATGCACATCCACTACCACTACAACACCCACAAGTACATCAACTCCCTCTACACCTACAACTTCGACAACAACCTCCACGACAACTACAACCACTAAAAGAACCTCGACACCTGTAACAACAAAACAGTCAACTTCAACAACTACATCAGTCCCAACAACAAGTCCTTTATCCAGCACAACGCCTTGTACCTGTGAGTGGTCTGACTGGATTGACCAAGGACCTACTACACCTGGCACTGATGGAGGAGACTCTGTATCAATTTCACAACTCGTTAATTCTGGACGTATCAGTTGTAAACAGCCAACAGAAGTTGAGTGCAGGGCTAAGTTGTATCCAACATTGACACTTTCCCAGTTGGGCCAAGATGTGATTTGCAATCCATCGGTAGGACTTGTTTGCCTGAACAAAAACCAGGGAAATAAGCAAGTGTGTTTCAATTATGAAATCAGAGTACGCTGCTGTGGACCATGCACATCCACTACCACTACAACACCCACAAGTACATCAACTCCCTCTACACCTACAACTTCGACAACAACCTCCACGACAACTACAACCACTAAAAGATCCTCGACACCTGTAACAACAAAACCGTCAACTTCAACAACTACATCAGTCCCAACAACAAGTCCTTTATCCAGCACAACGCCTTGTACCTGTGAGTGGTCTGACTGGATTGACCAAGGACCTACTACACCTGGCACTGATGGAGGAGACTCTGTATCAATTTCACAACTCGTTAATTCTGGACGTATCAGTTGTAAACAGCCAACAGAAGTTGAGTGCAGGGCTAAGTTGTATCCAACATTGACACTTTCCCAGTTGGGCCAAGATGTGATTTGCAATCCATCGGTAGGACTTGTTTGCCTGAACAAAAACCAGGGAAATAAGCAAGTGTGTTTCAATTATGAAATCAGAGTACGCTGCTGTGGACCATGCACATCCACTACCACTACAACACCCACAAGTACATCAACTCCCTCTACACCTACAACTTCGACAACAACCTCCACGACAACTACAACCACTAAAAGAACCTCGACACCTGTAACAACAAAACCGTCAACTTCAACAACTACATCAGTCCCAACAACAAGTCCTTTATCCAGCACAACGCCTTGTACCTGTGAGTGGTCTGACTGGATTGACCAAGGACCTACTACACCTGGCACTGATGGAGGAGACTCTGTATCAATTTCACAACTCGTTAATTCTGGACGTATCAGTTGTAAACAGCCAACAGAAGTTGAGTGCAGGGCTAAGTTGTATCCAACATTGACACTTTCCCAGTTGGGCCAAGATGTGATTTGCAATCCATCGGTAGGACTTGTTTGCCTGAACAAAAACCAGGGAAATAAGCAAGTGTGTTTCAATTATGAAATCAGAGTACGCTGCTGTGGACCATGCACATCCACTACCACTACAACACCCACAAGTACATCAACTCCCTCTACACCTACAACTTCGACAACAACCTCCATGACCACTACAACCACTAAAAGAACCTCGACACCTGTAACAACGACACTGTCAACTTCTACAACTACATCAGTCCCAACAACAAGTCCTTTATCCAGCACAACGCCTTGTACCTGTGAGTGGTCTGACTGGATTGACCAAGGACCTACTACACCTGGCACTGATGGAGGAGACTCTGTATCAATTTCACAACTCGTTAATTCTGGACGTATCAGTTGTAAACAGCCAACAGAAGTTGAGTGCAGGGCTAAGTTGTATCCAACATTGACACTTTCCCAGTTGGGCCAAGATGTGATTTGCAATCCATCGGTAGGACTTGTTTGCCTGAACAAAAACCAGAGAAATAAGCAAGTGTGTTTCAATTATGAAATCAGAGTACGCTGCTGTGGACCATGCACATCCACTACCACTACAACACCCACACGTACATCAACTCCCTCTACACCTACAACTTCGACAACAACCTCCACGACAACTACAACCACTAAAAGATCCTCGACACCTGTAACAACAAAACCGTCAACTTCAACAACTACATCAGTCCCAACAACAAGTCCTTTATCCAGCACAACGCCTTGTACCTGTGAGTGGTCTGACTGGATTGACCTGGGACCCCCTACATCTGGCACTGATGGAGGAGACTCTGTATCAATTTCACAACTATTCCATTCTCAACGTATTGGCTGTGAACATGCTACACAAGTTGAATGCAGGGCCAAGCAGTTTCCCAATTTGCCACTGTCAGAAGTAGGCCAGGATGTGATATGTATTCCATCTGTTGGGCTTGTCTGCTTGAACAAAAACCAAGGGCTCCAAAAGATTTGCTTTGATTACGAAATCCGAGTGCAGTGTTGTGGACCAtgtccaacaacaacaacaacaactaaacCTACAACCACAACAATGACTACAACAACAGAAACACGCCCAACATCTGTGACAACTCCATTAACTTCAACTAGTAAAACTGTACCTACATCTACTACCCCATTTACTGTGATTACTGGCACAACCAGCACCCATGTTACACAACCTCAGTGTACTGGATGTGAACTCCAAAATGGAACAATTTCCCCACCAG TTATACCGATCTTGGTGGATGTACTTACTTTGCCCATTGCCTTAAAAACTGCACAATAA